A region of Sulfurovum sp. DNA encodes the following proteins:
- the hemE gene encoding uroporphyrinogen decarboxylase — MSKIFVDACLGKETPYTPVWMMRQAGRYLPEYMAVRTEAGSFLDLCHNPKKAAAVTIQPLDIIGVDAAILFSDILVVPDEMGMDLSFVKGEGPKFSDPIRDQEDLDRLTGGEEAADKLLYVYETIRLLREQLDGRGDEKALIGFTGAPWTLATYMIEGKGTKTYDVCKKMMYSNPKLLHSILAKVTEVVKYYMLKQIESGIDVVQIFDSWAAAIEPSKYDEFSWKYMVEIANFLKEKHPEVPIIMFPKGITAFIERGLVYGNFDVMGIDWGTPMTMAKEKLGDKYVLQGNMEPCRLYSKEATTECVEAIQDIMGGKRHIFNLGHGILPDVPVENAIHFIKECQRISGRN; from the coding sequence ATGTCAAAAATATTTGTAGACGCCTGTCTGGGTAAAGAGACTCCATATACGCCAGTATGGATGATGAGACAGGCAGGGCGTTACTTGCCTGAATATATGGCAGTACGTACAGAGGCAGGCAGTTTTCTTGATTTGTGCCACAACCCAAAAAAGGCAGCAGCAGTAACCATTCAGCCTCTTGATATCATTGGTGTTGATGCAGCAATTCTTTTCTCAGATATCTTGGTTGTTCCTGATGAGATGGGAATGGATCTAAGTTTTGTTAAAGGAGAAGGTCCAAAATTCTCAGACCCTATTAGGGATCAAGAAGATCTTGACAGGCTTACCGGTGGCGAAGAGGCAGCAGACAAACTACTCTATGTGTATGAGACTATTAGGCTACTCAGAGAGCAACTCGATGGGCGTGGTGACGAGAAAGCACTCATTGGCTTTACTGGTGCACCGTGGACACTGGCAACCTATATGATTGAGGGGAAAGGGACAAAGACTTATGATGTTTGTAAAAAGATGATGTACTCCAATCCTAAATTGCTTCACAGTATCCTTGCTAAAGTGACAGAAGTGGTCAAGTATTATATGCTTAAACAGATTGAATCAGGTATTGATGTAGTACAGATATTTGACAGTTGGGCAGCAGCAATAGAGCCAAGCAAGTATGACGAGTTTAGCTGGAAATATATGGTAGAAATTGCCAATTTCCTTAAAGAAAAACATCCTGAAGTACCTATTATCATGTTCCCCAAAGGGATCACTGCGTTTATTGAACGTGGATTGGTTTATGGTAATTTTGATGTAATGGGTATTGATTGGGGAACCCCGATGACAATGGCAAAAGAGAAACTTGGAGACAAATATGTGCTTCAAGGAAATATGGAACCTTGTCGTCTCTACTCAAAAGAGGCTACTACAGAATGTGTTGAAGCCATACAGGATATCATGGGAGGCAAGCGCCATATTTTTAACCTTGGACATGGCATACTCCCAGATGTTCCAGTAGAAAATGCAATACATTTTATTAAAGAATGCCAGAGGATAAGTGGTAGAAATTAG
- a CDS encoding YqhA family protein, producing the protein MKEKTHADKKQLQEDLLSQSWYESTFENILWSTRFFVLLAVIFSMIGGISLFIVASIDVWHVAVMVFENYFGHAVHVSHFHEKIVTELIGAVDLYLIAIVLFIFGFGLYELFISQIDVAKKSAASKILEIHSLDELKDKLAKVIIMVLIVGFFKRAMNTTYTEPLEMLYLASAILGLALSFYFMHKGDNH; encoded by the coding sequence ATGAAAGAGAAGACCCATGCAGACAAGAAACAGCTTCAGGAAGATTTATTGAGCCAAAGTTGGTATGAAAGCACCTTTGAAAATATACTTTGGAGTACACGTTTTTTTGTACTGCTTGCAGTTATTTTTAGTATGATTGGAGGCATATCACTTTTTATTGTAGCGAGTATTGATGTATGGCATGTGGCAGTAATGGTTTTTGAAAACTATTTTGGTCACGCTGTACATGTAAGCCATTTTCATGAAAAAATTGTAACTGAACTTATCGGTGCAGTTGATCTCTATTTGATAGCAATCGTACTTTTTATTTTTGGCTTTGGACTCTATGAACTTTTTATCTCTCAAATTGATGTAGCAAAAAAAAGTGCTGCATCTAAAATACTAGAGATACATTCTCTTGATGAGCTTAAAGATAAACTTGCTAAAGTAATTATTATGGTACTTATTGTTGGTTTCTTTAAGCGGGCAATGAATACAACCTACACTGAACCGCTAGAGATGCTTTATCTTGCCAGTGCAATACTTGGTCTTGCGCTTTCATTTTATTTTATGCACAAAGGAGACAATCACTGA